One Arvicanthis niloticus isolate mArvNil1 chromosome 3, mArvNil1.pat.X, whole genome shotgun sequence DNA segment encodes these proteins:
- the Gnl3 gene encoding guanine nucleotide-binding protein-like 3, which translates to MKRPKLKKASKRMTCHKRYKIQKKVREHHRKLRKEAKKRGHKKPRKDPGVPNSAPFKEALLREAELRKQQLEELKQQQKLDRQKEQERKRKLDVNPAGEQSNVETQEESNEPKRKKAKSGKQNPKKSHCQELKKVIEASDVVLEVLDARDPLGCRCPQIEEAVIQSGCKKLVLVLNKSDLVPKENLENWLNYLNKELPTVVFKASTNLKNKKKTFKIKKKKVVPFQSKICCGKEALWKLLGDFQQSYGKDIQVGVIGFPNVGKSSIINSLKQEWICNVGVSMGLTRSMQIVPLDKQITIIDSPCFIISPCNSPAALALRSPTSIEVLRPLEAASAILAQADNQQVVLKYTVPGYKDSLDFFTKLAQRRGLHQKGGSPNVESAAKLLWSEWTGASLGYYCHPPASWNHSSHFNENIAAIMKKGFNLEELEKNNAQSIQVLKVPHLTHRILFRSTGLTNGILEEKDIPEESPRQTEDKQDDDDQEDGSAGKNVEISDVALVEETREMSPGRSAASKPSDRSSTLDKMSEEDDAYDFATDYI; encoded by the exons ATGAAGAGGCCGA AGTTAAAGAAGGCAAGTAAACGAATGACCTGCCATAAGCGGTATAAAATCCAAAAAAAG GTCCGAGAACATCATCGAAAGTTAAGGAAGGAAGCTAAAAAACGTGGTCACAAGAAGCCTAGGAAGGACCCAGGAGTTCCAAATAGCGCTCCTTTTAAAGAGGCTCTTCTTCGTGAAGCTGAGCTAAGGAAACAGCAG CTTGAAGAGCTAAAACAGCAGCAGAAACTTGATAGgcaaaaagagcaagaaaggaaaagaaaacttgaCGTTAACCCTGCTGGTGAGCAGTCTAATGTGGAAACTCAGGAG gagtctAACgaacccaaaagaaagaaagctaaatcAGGCAAACAGAATCCAAAGAAGTCACATTGTCAGGAACTTAAAAAG GTGATTGAAGCCTCAGACGTTGTATTAGAAGTTTTGGATGCCAGAGATCCTCTTGGTTGCAGGTGTCCTCAAATAGAAGAAGCTGTAATCCAAAGTGGGTGTAAAAAGCTGGTACTTGTATTAAATAAGTCAG ATCTAGTACCAAAGGAGAATTTGGAGAACTGGCTAAATTATTTGAATAAGGAATTACCAACAGTGGTGTTCAAAGCCTCAACAAacttaaagaacaaaaagaagacattCAAG ataaaaaagaagaaagttgttCCATTCCAAAGTAAAATCTGCTGTGGCAAGGAAGCCCTTTGGAAGCTTCTTGGAGATTTTCAGCAGTCCTATGGAAAAGATATTCAGGTTGGAGTAATTG GTTTCCCAAATGTGGGGAAAAGCAGCATCATTAATAGCTTAAAACAAGAGTGGATTTGCAATGTTGGAGTTTCCATGGGACTTACAAG gagcATGCAGATTGTTCCTTTAGACAAGCAGATCACAATCATAGATAGTCCGTGCTTTATTATCTCACCTTGTAATTCCCCTGCTGCACTTGCCTTAAGAAGTCCGACAAGCATTGAAGTACTGAGACCGCTGGAGGCTGCCAGTGCAATCCTGGCTCAGGCTGATAATCAACAG gtggtgtTAAAATATACTGTCCCGGGGTACAAGGATTCGCTGGATTTTTTTACTAAACTTGCTCAGAGAAGAGGTCTGCACCAAAAAGGTGGAAGCCCGAATGTTGAAAGTGCAGCTAAGCTGCTGTGGTCTGAGTGGACAGG TGCCTCATTAGGTTACTACTGCCATCCCCCTGCATCCTGGAATCACTCTTCACATTTCAATGAGAATATTGCAGCAATCATGAAGAAGGGCTTTAATCTAGAAGAACTAGAAAAGAATAATGCACAAAGCATACAAG TCCTCAAGGTCCCTCATTTAACTCATAGAATCCTTTTCCGGTCTACGGGCCTGACAAATGGAATACTAGAAGAGAAGGACATACCTGAAGAATCaccaagacagacagaagacaaacaGGATGATGATGATCAAGAAGATGGTAGTGCTGGAAAAAAT GTAGAGATCTCAGATGTAGCCCTTGTAGAAGAGACCAGGGAGATGTCACCTGGGCGATCAGCAGCAA GTAAACCATCTGACAGATCATCTACCTTGGATAAAATGAGTGAAGAGGATGATGCCTATGACTTTGCCACAGATTATATATAA
- the Glt8d1 gene encoding glycosyltransferase 8 domain-containing protein 1 isoform X2: MKPLTFARFYLPILVPSAKKAIYMDDDVIVQGDILALYNTPLKPGHAAAFSEDCDSASTKVIIRGAGNQYNYIGYLDYKKERIRKLSMKASTCSFNPGVFVANLTEWKRQNVTNQLEKWMKLNVEEGLYSRTLAGSITTPPLLIVFYQQHSTIDPMWNVRHLGSSAGKRYSPQFVKAAKLLHWNGHFKPWGRTASYADVWEKWYIPDPTGKFSLIRRHIDTSNIK; this comes from the exons ATGAAACCA ttAACCTTTGCAAGGTTCTACTTGCCAATTCTGGTTCCCAGTGCAAAGAAAGCCATATACATGGATGATGATGTAATTGTACAAG GTGATATTCTTGCCTTGTACAATACACCACTGAAGCCAGGACATGCTGCTGCATTTTCAGAGGATTGTGACTCAGCCTCTACCAAAGTTATCATCCGTGGAGCAGGGAACCAG taCAATTACATTGGCTATCTTGactataaaaaggaaagaattcgTAAGCTTTCCATGAAAGCCAGCACCTGCTCCTTTAATCCTGGAGTTTTTGTTGCAAACTTGACTGAATGGAAAAGACAAAATGTAACTAACCAGCTGGAAAAATGGATGAAACTCAATGTAGA AGAGGGATTGTACAGCAGAACACTGGCTGGCAGCATCACCACACCTCCTCTGCTTATTGTATTTTATCAGCAGCATTCCACCATTGACCCTATGTGGAATGTCCGCCATCTTG GTTCCAGTGCTGGAAAACGGTATTCACCCCAGTTTGTAAAGGCTGCCAAGTTACTTCACTGGAATGGTCACTTCAAGCCTTGGGGAAGAACTGCTTCATATGCCGATGTTTGGGAAAAATGGTATATTCCAGATCCAACAGGAAAATTCAGTTTAATCCGAAGACATATAGATACCTCAAACATAAAGTGA